The Sporosarcina sp. Te-1 DNA window ATTCCAACAGTCAAAAAGACAACAGATCCCAAAATAATTCGTTCCACCCCAAATTTTTGTCCTAGTTTAGGTACAATAGGTGAAAAAAGCGCAAAAGCTAATAATGGCAGTGTGGTAACCATTCCAGCCGATGTATTTGAAATATTCATTTCATCCTTGATAAGACCAACTATTGGGCCAACTGAGGTCAAAGGGGCACGTAAATTGGCAGCGATAAATACAATACCAACAATCATTATCCAAACGGAAGATTTGCCGATAGTTGAAAAGTTCCCTTTATTTTCTTTAATTACTTCGTTCATTGAACTCATCCTATTTCCTCCTTGCTATTTAAAAAACATGTTTGCAGATTGTTCATCAGATATACGTAAGAAGAACATTCATAACTAAATACAAATGATAAACTATAATATACTTTTATAAACAATAAATAAACTATACTTTATTTAAAGGTGTTTGTCTATCCTGAAATGAGGCACAAACCTAAAAGAATGCCCCAAGCAATTAGATTGATTGGGGCATTCTTTGTATCAAGATGGACTGTGAGAAAAGACATTAGATTCCGTATTTCAATATGATATGAAGAACAACAACATCGTTGGTATGATTGGCATATGAATGCGTGCCATCAGAAGAGAAGCTGATTGTATCATATTGACTCAAAATATATGCCTTATCATTAACATTAATTGTAATTGTTCCAGACATGAGAGTAGCAATTTCCGTTGTATTATGATGATGCTTTTCCGGATGGTAGGAGCTATTAGGCTGTAAATAAGCACGATACATTTCTGTATTATTATTTGTACTTTGAAAAATCGGCTCAATTGCCCAGTTATTTCCTTCTCCAACAATTCTTAACCCTTCACCGGCTCGCGACAGATTCACATTACTTTCAGTTGAGAATAAGGTCATGAGTGGTATGGATAAGCTTTTTGAGATTTTCCATAACATAGCTACTGTTGGATTTGTTTCTCCGCGTTCTATATTTCCTAACGTTAGCTTACTCACACCCGATAATTCCGATAAATCTTCAAGACTTAAACGCTTTTCTTTACGTAGTTTTTTTAGTACTGCCCCAACTTGTAAAACAACTTGTTTTGGATCATCAGTTTCTAAATTCATTTAAAACCATCCTTTGCAATATCATAGGTAGAATAATTAACAATGTCTTACGTATTATAGAGAAAAATATTAATAAATAAACCGAATTATATATTATAATATATGAAATAGATAATTATATCTATTAAAACATATAGATACGTTATATTCCTTTCATCTTCCCTCCTTGGCAAATTGATGTATGCGTTCACCTATTTCGTCTCGCACACGCTGGAACTCTGCCCAAACTTCGTCTGCTGTTCCGGTTGCTTTTGCCGGGTCATCAAATCCCCAATGCTCACGACGGATTGTTGGGGGTGTTATAGGGCATTTTTTTTTCTTTAACAACAGCCATCTACACCGCTATAATATACTCCGGCTTAAGGTAAATCTTAGTTAAAAAACACAGAAAACCCTTAAAAAAGGACAAATCCATAATGGATTTGTCCTGCCACAATCTCATGAAATGATATAATGTGAGATACTTATCAATTTAATTATAAAATTCTAGGGTCATTTTTTGATTACCCCATTTGAGAGCACTTTTATATGCAGCATCTTCCGTAGAACAACCTAAGTTTAGATCAGACTTATTGTAAGCATCTGTACGACAAAAACCCCACCAAATATCTATAGCATGACTTGATAAACTAGGGTCAATACCAGTATCTTTAACGTTATAAGTGTCAAGGGTAGCACCTTCATAATTCGTTATATGTTGAGGCGTAGTAACTATGGTTCCAAATGGAGTAGAAGTATTAACTGTGGTCTGTTTCATTGCTACATAACCTTTTCTAGGAAGATCTCCAGAAGCTGTATATCTTAGTTTTCCATCTCCACGATATTTGCTTGCTGTATAGGCTGTTACATTTTGATCGGGTTTTAATAGATAAAGTTGAGTTTCATTTTGATCGGATAAAAGGTAATCTTCAGCATATGCAGATAGTGGTGCTAAGCAAAATATTAAACTTACTATAAAGAATATCCCTATTTTCTTTTTCATATTGAATTCCTCCAGTGTTTTGGTTTTTTATTGAATTTCGGACAAAATGAATAGTTAATCATAAAAAAATATCTCTCATTCAATTCACGATCTCCCAATAAAAATCTGGTACTGTGGCTATGAACAAAGCATCTTGGGTAAGTTCTAAATCTGCTATAATACCATCTGTTAGTGCTTCAAATACCCTTTCTACATGCCATTCCTTAGCATCACC harbors:
- a CDS encoding helix-turn-helix domain-containing protein, which codes for MNLETDDPKQVVLQVGAVLKKLRKEKRLSLEDLSELSGVSKLTLGNIERGETNPTVAMLWKISKSLSIPLMTLFSTESNVNLSRAGEGLRIVGEGNNWAIEPIFQSTNNNTEMYRAYLQPNSSYHPEKHHHNTTEIATLMSGTITINVNDKAYILSQYDTISFSSDGTHSYANHTNDVVVLHIILKYGI